The stretch of DNA TCCAATTTGAAAAATCCAGAGGGGGACTGCTCATACCCGCAGTATACAGCAGGGCCGCTGCCTCACCAAATACTCTCCCCGAGGTAATAATAATACCGGTAATCAGGCTGGGAAACGCGCAGGGTACAATGATGCGCCAGATGGTCTCCCAGTGGGTGGCGCCCAATGCCAGGCTGCCTTCCACCAGTTCCCTGGAAACACCCCGGATGGATTCTTCTGAAACCCTTACCAGGAACGGCAGGTTGAAGACCGTTAAAGCCAGTGCCCCGGACATAATGGAGTAACCCCAGCCCGTAGCGTTTACGAAGACGAGTAAACCGAAAAGGCCCACAACAATAGAAGGCAGGGAGGTTAAGGTTTCAATAGCAATGCGCACCCCTTCGGCCAGCTGGCTGCGCCCGGCGTATTCCGCCAGGTAGATACCTGCCAATAGACCGATGGGTATAGATATCATCATTGTTAAAAATAAAATGTAAAATGAATTAAAAATTTGTGGCCCGATGCCCCCACCGGCACGAACTGTTTCCGGTGGTGC from Desulfoscipio gibsoniae DSM 7213 encodes:
- the pstA gene encoding phosphate ABC transporter permease PstA — its product is MDAKLKNNLATITFWVGAGLVMLILGTLLGYIFYHGLKSIDWQFITAPPETVRAGGGIGPQIFNSFYILFLTMMISIPIGLLAGIYLAEYAGRSQLAEGVRIAIETLTSLPSIVVGLFGLLVFVNATGWGYSIMSGALALTVFNLPFLVRVSEESIRGVSRELVEGSLALGATHWETIWRIIVPCAFPSLITGIIITSGRVFGEAAALLYTAGMSSPPLDFSNWNIFSPTSPLNPFRPAETLAVHIWKVNSEGLIPDLRRVADGSAAILVLVVLSFNFGARWLGRLIQKRLTAV